One Thermosphaera aggregans DNA segment encodes these proteins:
- a CDS encoding TldD/PmbA family protein yields the protein MSMDLELGRKIIESLRSRFDEVAVSIVTRDNVMVKLWNSEPSVVQSWKITDVMLRLAKNRRLFLLEYSTRDPEALLKDVEELPKMAEKIEEAEIYAPLPDPGVVKPVEGGVDPIALSARNEPGKLVYRMIDAALKYNVDRVAGTLTLGYETRAVLNSKGFEASESKTSVEAYLRAFKGEFSGHWAYGGTRLNEPKLVEVGDRAGYLATVSNRKVDLSPGKYTVILSPLVVGNLVNYLTFMASAMAVIMGYSMFLKYKPGEKVAAETLTLLDKPRDPTLPGFASFDDEGVETFDKPIIENGRLVSLLHNVSTASKMGVKSTGNAGWMFPHPWNLELSPGELSEKDLFKDVEKGVFFSNNWYTRYQNYAEGVFSTVSRDATLYVENGEVVGQVGRVRLSTSFPILLANTTGCTRERYDVMWWEVRTPSRIPFLVAKDIMVTRPEI from the coding sequence ATGAGCATGGATCTCGAGCTCGGACGCAAAATAATTGAAAGCTTGAGGAGCAGGTTTGACGAAGTAGCGGTAAGCATTGTTACACGTGACAACGTGATGGTGAAGCTGTGGAATAGTGAGCCTTCTGTGGTTCAAAGCTGGAAGATCACGGATGTAATGTTAAGGCTTGCAAAGAATAGGAGATTATTCCTACTTGAATACTCGACAAGAGATCCGGAGGCACTCCTGAAAGATGTTGAAGAACTGCCCAAGATGGCTGAGAAGATCGAGGAGGCTGAAATATATGCCCCGTTACCGGATCCTGGAGTTGTTAAACCTGTTGAAGGGGGAGTCGACCCCATTGCGTTGTCAGCTAGAAACGAGCCTGGAAAGCTAGTATACAGAATGATTGATGCGGCTTTAAAATACAATGTGGACCGCGTAGCCGGCACTCTCACGCTCGGCTATGAAACCAGGGCCGTCCTTAATAGCAAAGGATTTGAAGCGTCTGAATCCAAGACAAGCGTCGAAGCGTATTTACGAGCTTTCAAAGGAGAATTCAGTGGTCATTGGGCTTATGGAGGGACAAGGCTGAACGAGCCGAAGCTTGTTGAAGTAGGCGACCGTGCCGGGTACCTAGCAACGGTTTCTAACAGGAAAGTGGACTTATCACCGGGCAAGTACACTGTCATCCTATCCCCTCTCGTGGTTGGAAACCTGGTGAACTATCTCACCTTTATGGCCTCTGCTATGGCGGTGATAATGGGCTACTCGATGTTCCTGAAGTACAAACCCGGTGAAAAAGTTGCTGCTGAAACTTTAACGCTCCTAGATAAACCTAGGGATCCAACGCTCCCAGGTTTCGCATCATTCGATGACGAAGGGGTTGAAACTTTTGATAAACCAATAATTGAAAACGGCAGATTGGTGAGCCTCCTGCACAATGTTTCAACAGCCAGTAAAATGGGTGTTAAATCAACAGGTAATGCTGGATGGATGTTCCCGCATCCATGGAACCTAGAGCTCTCCCCTGGAGAGCTGAGCGAGAAAGACTTGTTCAAAGACGTGGAGAAAGGAGTGTTCTTCTCAAACAACTGGTATACCAGGTATCAAAACTACGCTGAAGGCGTTTTCTCAACAGTCTCCAGAGACGCCACCTTGTATGTGGAAAATGGAGAAGTAGTCGGCCAGGTAGGCAGAGTGAGGCTTTCAACATCATTCCCAATACTTTTAGCCAACACTACCGGGTGCACCAGGGAAAGATATGATGTCATGTGGTGGGAGGTTAGAACTCCCTCCAGAATACCCTTCTTAGTTGCCAAAGATATAATGGTAACGCGTCCAGAAATCTAG
- a CDS encoding isoaspartyl peptidase/L-asparaginase yields MVKALLLHGGAGSWRESKVKENAVEAIRNCTLEGWRALNTTNNSVEAVISAVACMEDSGYLNAGVGSVLDLHGGRSLDAGVMSSNGLLGAAAGVRRIRNPIKLARIIAEETPHVLIVGEDADNYGLLRGLPLLPPPPLHVYERYIESLRKLLSHEVKTEYGGKLVEYLVKNSSVKQALKKVADVGDTVGAVAIDDNQVLAAATSTGGVSFKLPGRVGDSPIPGAGFYASNNIACSATGIGEYIIRAMPCLKAHLEYPRFGDAWKTARNVLREVTEAVGSDTMGFVLVDNKGRIAYAYNTEAMLIGYVTENGEIVVDEKPPQYLEKPF; encoded by the coding sequence ATGGTTAAAGCCTTACTCCTTCACGGGGGTGCCGGCTCCTGGAGAGAATCTAAGGTTAAGGAGAATGCTGTTGAAGCGATCAGGAATTGCACGCTTGAAGGATGGAGAGCGTTGAACACCACTAATAACAGCGTGGAGGCAGTAATCTCTGCTGTTGCTTGCATGGAGGATTCGGGCTATTTGAACGCAGGCGTTGGATCGGTGCTTGACCTTCACGGAGGTAGAAGCCTTGATGCTGGAGTAATGAGTTCCAATGGGCTGTTAGGAGCCGCCGCAGGAGTGAGAAGGATTAGGAACCCGATTAAACTCGCAAGAATCATTGCTGAAGAGACCCCGCACGTGTTGATTGTTGGTGAGGATGCTGACAACTACGGATTGCTCCGTGGCCTACCCCTGCTACCTCCTCCCCCGTTACATGTATATGAACGATATATCGAGTCGTTGAGAAAACTTCTTTCACACGAGGTAAAAACCGAGTATGGTGGAAAACTGGTCGAATACTTGGTTAAAAACAGTAGTGTTAAACAAGCTTTGAAAAAAGTTGCTGATGTCGGAGACACTGTGGGAGCGGTCGCGATAGATGATAACCAGGTTTTAGCAGCTGCAACAAGCACCGGGGGAGTTTCGTTTAAACTACCTGGGAGAGTGGGGGATTCACCTATCCCCGGTGCAGGTTTCTACGCATCCAACAATATAGCGTGTAGCGCTACAGGTATTGGAGAATATATTATAAGGGCAATGCCTTGTTTGAAGGCCCACCTTGAATATCCACGGTTTGGGGACGCTTGGAAAACAGCTCGCAACGTGCTAAGGGAGGTAACGGAAGCTGTTGGAAGCGATACTATGGGCTTCGTCCTAGTTGATAACAAGGGGAGAATAGCGTATGCATATAATACGGAGGCTATGTTGATCGGCTATGTTACTGAAAACGGCGAAATCGTCGTTGATGAGAAGCCTCCACAATATCTTGAGAAACCGTTCTAA
- a CDS encoding HAD family hydrolase — protein sequence MGKALILDIDGTIIPFLVDFESLRERVRRLLGVNEELRPLGLSLERLNVPEELKNQAWELIEKEELESINSLKPNDYEENVETICNLHQSGFKIAMVTNRSSKTAIALLEKINLKNCVDLIITREDGLDRRRQLEKALGSLKAGWAGFLGDTVYDEKAARELNIPFRRVISHRMLPSLIKELIQQGR from the coding sequence ATGGGTAAAGCTTTAATTCTTGACATAGATGGGACAATAATACCTTTCCTGGTTGACTTCGAATCCCTAAGGGAGAGGGTGAGAAGACTTCTAGGGGTTAATGAAGAACTTAGACCACTGGGCCTCTCGCTGGAAAGGCTGAACGTGCCTGAGGAACTGAAGAATCAAGCATGGGAGCTTATTGAAAAGGAAGAGCTTGAATCAATAAATAGTTTAAAACCAAACGATTACGAGGAAAACGTTGAAACCATTTGCAACCTTCACCAATCGGGTTTTAAAATAGCAATGGTAACAAACAGGTCGAGTAAAACAGCAATCGCTTTGCTTGAAAAAATCAACCTGAAAAACTGTGTTGACCTGATAATTACGAGAGAGGATGGGCTGGATAGGAGGCGACAACTTGAAAAAGCATTAGGGTCTCTTAAAGCAGGATGGGCAGGTTTCCTAGGGGACACTGTTTACGATGAAAAAGCTGCCAGGGAGCTCAACATACCTTTTCGGAGAGTTATATCGCATAGAATGCTTCCCTCTCTCATTAAGGAACTAATACAACAAGGCAGGTGA
- a CDS encoding TldD/PmbA family protein, producing the protein MIDESLLYMAIKHASELGAEYVEARFQKDYGFAVSLRNGKILGAGSSRKSGVGIRVLVNGSLGFSSTNIIDRENVLEAVEKAVARAKSLSSLRKNPIKFSNERVGKASYQVMVKRRLEDLVVEDVVEMGSSLYNTLTKELTKAKIPVSTFSFETHTQEKLIITSEGAFIHSIVPRIYVDSNNVLFSPEKGTLQRMVSFAASGGLELIDEWKPVEAIVDEMKRLENVLVNGVQPPREKVDVVVGSEIVGLLVHESAGHPMEADRILGREAAQAGESYVKPEMIGSFRIGNEYATVIEDPTIPGGNGFYLYDDEGVPAKPRYLYKEGLIHEPLHNRHTAFLFGTRSNGAARAMDYASEPIIRMSNTYFKPGDMGFEELIEDIEFGVYLKSYMEWNIDDVRWNQRYVGLEAYLIRNGELAEPVRDPILEITTQGFYSSIVGVDKNLVFYPGTCGKGEPSQGVPVWFGGPNVRLKKITLGVRA; encoded by the coding sequence ATGATTGACGAATCCCTCCTATACATGGCTATTAAACACGCCTCGGAGCTGGGAGCAGAATATGTTGAGGCAAGGTTTCAGAAGGACTACGGGTTCGCAGTGAGCCTTCGGAATGGAAAAATCCTTGGAGCGGGGTCGAGCAGGAAGAGCGGGGTCGGCATTAGAGTTCTTGTAAACGGATCCCTCGGCTTTTCATCAACAAATATCATCGATCGAGAAAACGTTTTGGAAGCCGTTGAAAAGGCTGTGGCCAGGGCTAAATCGCTGAGCAGTCTAAGGAAAAACCCTATCAAGTTCTCTAATGAGCGAGTTGGGAAAGCGTCTTACCAAGTAATGGTTAAGCGGAGGCTCGAGGACTTGGTGGTAGAGGATGTCGTGGAAATGGGTTCATCCCTCTACAATACTCTTACAAAGGAGTTGACGAAGGCTAAAATACCAGTTTCAACATTCAGCTTTGAAACCCATACCCAGGAGAAGCTGATAATTACAAGCGAGGGCGCGTTCATCCACTCTATTGTTCCTAGAATATATGTTGATTCGAATAATGTGCTGTTTAGCCCTGAAAAAGGAACACTGCAGAGAATGGTTAGCTTCGCGGCATCAGGAGGGTTAGAGCTAATTGATGAGTGGAAACCTGTTGAAGCTATTGTGGACGAGATGAAGCGGTTGGAGAATGTGCTAGTAAATGGGGTCCAACCCCCTAGGGAGAAAGTGGATGTAGTAGTGGGTTCGGAGATAGTGGGGCTTCTCGTCCACGAGTCTGCGGGACACCCGATGGAGGCTGATAGAATCCTGGGGCGTGAAGCAGCGCAGGCGGGAGAATCCTATGTGAAGCCCGAGATGATAGGCTCGTTCCGGATTGGCAACGAGTATGCAACGGTTATAGAAGACCCCACTATCCCGGGAGGCAACGGTTTTTACCTTTATGATGACGAAGGTGTTCCCGCTAAGCCGAGATACCTGTATAAAGAGGGGTTGATTCACGAGCCTCTTCACAACAGGCACACAGCCTTCTTGTTCGGCACCAGGAGCAATGGAGCTGCGAGAGCCATGGATTACGCTTCCGAGCCCATAATAAGAATGAGCAACACCTATTTCAAACCCGGAGACATGGGCTTCGAGGAACTTATAGAAGACATAGAGTTCGGAGTTTACCTCAAGTCCTATATGGAGTGGAACATCGACGATGTAAGATGGAATCAGAGATACGTGGGATTAGAAGCATACTTGATAAGAAACGGAGAGCTCGCAGAGCCTGTAAGAGACCCTATATTGGAAATTACGACGCAGGGATTCTACAGTAGCATAGTAGGGGTTGATAAAAACCTAGTATTCTACCCGGGGACATGTGGAAAGGGCGAGCCTTCCCAAGGTGTCCCCGTATGGTTTGGAGGGCCCAATGTTAGGTTGAAAAAGATCACGCTGGGGGTGAGGGCTTAA
- a CDS encoding chromate transporter yields the protein MVTLLELFIEFAKIGAIMFGGGYGGISLLYKELVEIKGWISDQEFVEILGVAESTPGPIAINSATWIGYKLGGIPGSLLATLGVITVPYFVIMAIVLSLYPYMEHPVVRTAFRGINAAVVALILYALISVSRTVLLEKNTGMINFVALGIFLIAFIILYVLKQHPFVSIVISAGLSLALKFLFGI from the coding sequence ATGGTTACGCTCCTAGAGCTTTTCATAGAGTTCGCGAAAATAGGGGCGATCATGTTCGGCGGGGGGTACGGCGGCATCTCACTTCTCTATAAAGAGCTAGTGGAGATAAAGGGTTGGATCAGCGATCAAGAGTTCGTAGAAATTTTGGGAGTTGCGGAGAGCACACCTGGGCCGATAGCCATCAACTCTGCTACCTGGATCGGTTACAAGCTGGGAGGTATTCCCGGCTCACTCTTAGCAACTCTCGGAGTGATCACAGTTCCATACTTCGTGATTATGGCGATAGTGCTGTCTCTCTACCCATACATGGAGCACCCCGTGGTCAGGACTGCGTTCAGAGGGATTAACGCGGCGGTAGTGGCCTTAATTCTATACGCATTAATCAGCGTGAGCAGGACGGTTTTGCTTGAGAAAAATACGGGAATGATAAACTTTGTAGCACTTGGTATCTTCCTGATAGCATTCATAATCCTTTACGTGTTGAAACAGCACCCCTTTGTCTCAATAGTGATTTCTGCAGGGTTAAGCCTGGCTTTGAAATTCCTTTTCGGAATATGA
- a CDS encoding ROK family protein, whose amino-acid sequence MKYYLAIDLGASKTRIAVCSKGSIIGKIVETTPKQGDEYTIARFIWEGVMKHFPEYIENIEAVGVASIGPLDVKRGVAVNPTNLPFKEIKLLEPLTKYFKARVIVANDAVAAAWGEKNYGLGKPFRNLIYLTLSTGIGAGVIVDNHLLIGKEGNAHEVGHIVVDFNSELECGCGGRGHWEAFAGGINIPRVAKWLASKHGINSDLLEFLMKHPEATAKDVFEYYRRGDRLAELVVDLYVKASRAGIASIINTYDPELLVIGGGVFLNNQDILFERMLDGLENDVVTSKPIIKPTGFGDDVGLYGALALAVNPPRELVEVQGI is encoded by the coding sequence ATGAAGTATTATCTTGCAATAGATCTCGGCGCTTCTAAAACTAGAATAGCAGTTTGCTCGAAAGGCTCGATTATTGGAAAAATCGTTGAGACAACTCCTAAACAAGGGGATGAATACACTATTGCGAGATTTATTTGGGAAGGCGTGATGAAACATTTTCCTGAGTATATTGAAAATATTGAAGCCGTAGGAGTAGCGTCCATTGGCCCCTTGGACGTAAAAAGAGGCGTAGCCGTGAACCCGACGAATCTCCCGTTTAAAGAAATAAAACTTCTAGAGCCTTTAACAAAGTACTTTAAGGCAAGGGTTATAGTAGCAAACGATGCCGTGGCTGCTGCATGGGGCGAGAAAAACTACGGCTTGGGAAAACCGTTCAGAAACCTCATATACCTCACCCTAAGCACCGGTATTGGAGCGGGAGTCATAGTTGACAACCATTTGCTGATTGGTAAGGAGGGCAACGCACACGAGGTAGGCCACATTGTTGTCGACTTCAATTCCGAACTAGAATGTGGGTGCGGGGGAAGGGGGCACTGGGAGGCTTTTGCAGGCGGGATAAACATTCCTAGAGTGGCTAAATGGCTTGCTTCAAAACACGGGATTAATTCAGACTTGCTCGAATTTTTAATGAAACACCCCGAGGCCACTGCAAAAGATGTTTTCGAATACTACAGGCGGGGAGACCGTCTAGCCGAGCTGGTAGTTGACTTGTACGTGAAAGCCTCGAGGGCAGGTATAGCCTCCATAATAAATACTTACGATCCGGAGCTCCTGGTCATAGGGGGCGGAGTGTTTCTTAACAACCAGGACATACTCTTCGAGAGAATGTTAGACGGGTTGGAGAACGATGTTGTAACTTCAAAGCCTATCATTAAACCAACAGGCTTCGGAGATGATGTTGGCTTATACGGTGCGTTAGCATTAGCGGTTAATCCTCCACGCGAGCTTGTCGAAGTACAGGGTATTTGA